GGATATTTTACTTTACTTATCGGCGGGAAGAGAATCGTAGATGAGCGTCTCTTAGTGTTAGATGAAGCATCTGTGATTGAAACAAGAGACGGAGAAGAATTAACAAAATTGTATAAAGAAAATCGGACGGTTGTACCGATTCAGGATATTCCAGATCACGTAGAAAATGCGTTCATATCCATTGAGGATGGTCGTTTTTATGAGCATGCGGGTGTTGATGTGATCGCAACAGCCAGAGCTTTATACCGTGATTTAATTGCTATGGAGAAGGTAGAGGGCGGAAGTACGATTACACAACAGCTCTCGAAAAACTTGTTTTTAACCCATGATAAGACGTGGACAAGGAAGATCAAAGAAGTGATGGCTTCTTTATACTTAGAGCGAAACGTACCAAAGAAGAAGATTCTCGAATACTACTTAAATACGATTTACTTTGGGAATGGGTTGTATGGAATAGAGTCAGCCTCACAATACTTCTTTAATAAACCTGTCTCAGAGCTTTCTATAACAGAAGGCGCGTTACTAGCGGCACTTCCGAAAGGACCGAATTACTACGATCCTGTAGAGCACCCTGAACGCGCGAAAGATCGTCGTGACATTGTGATTAGTCGGATGCATGATGAGGGATATGTAACATCAGAAGAGGCTGTAGAGTTGCAACGCAAAAATCTTGGCATTAACCATGGAAGCAAAGAAGAAAAGCCTTGGCTTAATAGTTATCTTGATTTCGTCGTAACAGAGGCGAAAGAAGAATACGACCTCAGCCAGGAAGAATTGTATCAAGGTGGATACCGGATTGTAGTAAGCATGGATGAGGAGATTCAGCGTATTTCTCACGAAGTGATGCAGAGTGATGAATATTTCCCTGGTTCTGTTGAAGGTGTAGAAGGAACCTTTCTGTTAATGGACCAGGAAACAGGAGAGGTGGTAGCAGCTCACGGAGGCCGTAACAACGAGCGAGGCGACATGAACCGTTTGTTAGAAAAGCGCCAGCCTGGATCTGTTATGAAGCCACTAGCCGTCTATGGACCTGCTCTGGATCTGGAGCAGTACAGTCCTTACTCTCTCTTGGTAGACAAGCGGCGGTCATACGGGGAGTATACGCCTGAAAACTATGATTTCAAGTATGATGACTATATTTCGATTTACAAATCGCTCATGTTATCCAAAAATGCTTCAGCCGTATGGCTTTTAAACGAAATTGGTATTGATTATTCCAAGAACTATTTAGAAAAGTTAGGGATGGACCTTGAAGATAATGGGTTATCTATCGCTCTTGGCGGATTGAAAAATGGGGTGACGCCAGTCGATCTGGTCCGATCTTATCGAACGTTTATCCATGACGGTGAAATGATTGAACCTCACACGATCGTTGAAATATACGATAAAGACGGAGAACTTGTTCACAACTATGAGCCAGAACCCAAACAAATCTTTAAGCCTCAAACGGCCTGGTCCATTACACGGATGCTAGAATCTGTTGTAACAGAAGGTACAGGACGAAGCGGGGTGTATGAGAAAGCGCTGGCTGGGAAAACGGGATCCACTCAGCATCCATATGTAGATAAGAAGACAAAAGATGCCTGGTTTGTTGGGTTCACTCCTGAATATGTTGGTTCCGTTTGGATGGGATATGACCAATCAGACGAGAAGCATTACTTAGACGGGGGAAGTTCCTATCCTACCAAGCTAATGAAAGACGTCTTGACTAGAGTAGGCCAGGTGAAGGAACTGAAAAGCTCGTTCACACAACCGGATGGAGTGGAAGACATACCACCGCCAATTGATCTCCCGGTCATTGAAGACCTGAATGGAAACCTTTCATTCGGTTCCCTGACGCTTCTGCAAGCGAAGCTCACGTGGACACCTTCAAGAGATGACCGCGTCGTCTATCACATATACAGAGAAGAAGACGGCCAGGATGAGCGAATTGGAGAAGTAGAAGGAAGAGGACGCTACACTATCAAACGCCTAACCTTACTCCATGACGAAACCTATT
The nucleotide sequence above comes from Pontibacillus chungwhensis. Encoded proteins:
- a CDS encoding PBP1A family penicillin-binding protein translates to MHNRTIEVNGMNWREMKIPDWVKRWRWLIIVVASMVVLAFAGYFTLLIGGKRIVDERLLVLDEASVIETRDGEELTKLYKENRTVVPIQDIPDHVENAFISIEDGRFYEHAGVDVIATARALYRDLIAMEKVEGGSTITQQLSKNLFLTHDKTWTRKIKEVMASLYLERNVPKKKILEYYLNTIYFGNGLYGIESASQYFFNKPVSELSITEGALLAALPKGPNYYDPVEHPERAKDRRDIVISRMHDEGYVTSEEAVELQRKNLGINHGSKEEKPWLNSYLDFVVTEAKEEYDLSQEELYQGGYRIVVSMDEEIQRISHEVMQSDEYFPGSVEGVEGTFLLMDQETGEVVAAHGGRNNERGDMNRLLEKRQPGSVMKPLAVYGPALDLEQYSPYSLLVDKRRSYGEYTPENYDFKYDDYISIYKSLMLSKNASAVWLLNEIGIDYSKNYLEKLGMDLEDNGLSIALGGLKNGVTPVDLVRSYRTFIHDGEMIEPHTIVEIYDKDGELVHNYEPEPKQIFKPQTAWSITRMLESVVTEGTGRSGVYEKALAGKTGSTQHPYVDKKTKDAWFVGFTPEYVGSVWMGYDQSDEKHYLDGGSSYPTKLMKDVLTRVGQVKELKSSFTQPDGVEDIPPPIDLPVIEDLNGNLSFGSLTLLQAKLTWTPSRDDRVVYHIYREEDGQDERIGEVEGRGRYTIKRLTLLHDETYYIVPYDPLTKLEGTASNKVRVEW